The Nocardioides humi genome includes a region encoding these proteins:
- a CDS encoding acyl-CoA dehydrogenase family protein has product MTADLTTPAATASGAPGGWTEHPTTPEGWLERARQVATTLAADAVERDRALAVPAAEIRLLKDSGLVTLLGPGEHGGAGQDWTTALRVVRAVSAGDGSIGQLLGYHYLWFWAVRLVGTPEQIAAVEEQATREQWFFGGAVNPRDADLVIVDEGDELVFRGEKSFSTGGRISDVTVLEGVIEGTDKHVFAIVPTDQPAIRFKGTGTPSASG; this is encoded by the coding sequence ATGACCGCAGATCTCACGACCCCGGCCGCAACGGCATCCGGCGCGCCCGGCGGCTGGACCGAGCACCCGACCACTCCCGAGGGCTGGCTCGAGCGCGCCCGTCAGGTGGCCACCACGCTCGCGGCCGACGCCGTCGAGCGCGACCGGGCGCTCGCCGTACCCGCTGCCGAGATCCGGCTGCTCAAGGACTCCGGCCTGGTCACCCTGCTCGGCCCGGGCGAGCACGGCGGCGCCGGCCAGGACTGGACCACCGCGCTGCGGGTGGTCCGCGCGGTGAGCGCCGGCGACGGCTCGATCGGCCAGCTGCTCGGCTACCACTACCTCTGGTTCTGGGCGGTGCGCCTGGTCGGCACGCCCGAGCAGATCGCGGCGGTCGAGGAGCAGGCCACCAGGGAGCAGTGGTTCTTCGGCGGCGCCGTCAACCCCCGTGACGCCGACCTGGTCATCGTCGACGAGGGCGACGAGCTGGTGTTCCGGGGCGAGAAGTCGTTCTCCACCGGCGGCCGGATCTCCGACGTCACCGTGCTCGAGGGCGTCATCGAGGGGACCGACAAGCACGTCTTCGCGATCGTCCCGACCGACCAGCCGGCGATCCGGTTCAAGGGGACTGGGACGCCCTCGGCCAGCGGCTGA
- a CDS encoding LysR family transcriptional regulator produces the protein MRIEQLEYLTAVTQHGSLRRASEKLHLSQPALSEALTKLERELRVTLLDRRRSGARISREGRELLPYMSEVLAAVDRLRTAAGDQRTDTRVIRLGTVHAATSTLLVPAVRSFQERHPGTTVEVLTMQQAQIDEALAEGTLDLGLVNVLDGDDPPIGLDGIDLLHGRPVAVLPAGHALTERPQVTIEELRQERFVMMRAGYVMHRYVHRAFGPDVPPAAHSTDGAEMGKALVAEGVGVTVLPDYSVLGDPLHRVGMIESRPIAGDQTFLTLQLRQRKALQQPLPVRELQAALTTRASEYRASTASAAS, from the coding sequence ATGCGCATCGAACAGCTGGAGTACCTCACCGCCGTCACCCAGCACGGGTCGCTGCGCCGCGCCAGCGAGAAGCTCCACCTCTCCCAGCCGGCCCTCAGCGAGGCGCTGACCAAGCTCGAGCGCGAGCTCCGGGTGACCCTCCTCGACCGCCGTCGCTCCGGCGCCCGGATCAGCCGGGAGGGCCGCGAGCTGCTCCCCTACATGTCCGAGGTGCTCGCCGCCGTCGACCGGCTCCGCACCGCCGCCGGCGACCAGCGCACCGACACCCGGGTGATCCGGCTCGGCACCGTGCACGCCGCCACCTCGACCCTCCTCGTCCCCGCGGTCCGGTCGTTCCAGGAGCGCCACCCCGGGACCACGGTCGAGGTGCTCACCATGCAGCAGGCCCAGATCGACGAGGCGCTCGCGGAAGGGACCCTCGACCTGGGCCTGGTCAACGTCCTGGACGGCGACGACCCGCCGATCGGCCTCGACGGGATCGACCTGCTGCACGGCCGACCGGTCGCCGTACTCCCTGCGGGGCATGCGCTCACCGAGCGCCCCCAGGTGACCATCGAGGAGCTGCGCCAGGAGCGGTTCGTGATGATGCGGGCCGGCTACGTCATGCACCGCTACGTCCACCGGGCCTTCGGCCCCGACGTCCCGCCCGCCGCGCACAGCACCGACGGCGCCGAGATGGGCAAGGCGCTGGTCGCCGAGGGCGTGGGCGTCACCGTGCTGCCCGACTACTCCGTGCTCGGCGACCCGCTGCACCGCGTCGGCATGATCGAGTCCCGCCCCATCGCCGGCGACCAGACCTTCCTCACCCTCCAGCTGCGCCAGCGCAAGGCGCTCCAGCAGCCGCTGCCCGTGCGGGAGCTGCAGGCCGCGCTCACGACGCGGGCCAGCGAGTACCGGGCGTCCACCGCCAGCGCCGCCTCCTGA
- a CDS encoding NYN domain-containing protein produces MTTTPSTTRLAVLIDADNTSPKHVSALLEELATYGVATVKRAYGDWTTPQLGGWKAELNRHAIVPVQQFAYTTGKNATDSALIIDAMDLLYSGNLEAFALVSSDSDFTRLATRLRESGKTVYGLGLRKTPQSLVAACDTFIYLEVLGRGAVGGPEEGAEEGAEPAAPLPNLQSLLSRAVNATSDDDGWSHLSAIGKYLRSADSSFDPRLYGAAKLATLVEGQAYLTTTGSGSGVKVGLKGQTTPVTKPVTKPVAKAVTRTATATRTTAAKTASKRTTRKAAGS; encoded by the coding sequence GTGACCACCACCCCGAGCACCACCCGGCTCGCCGTCCTCATCGACGCCGACAACACCTCGCCCAAGCACGTCAGCGCGCTGCTCGAGGAGCTGGCGACGTACGGCGTGGCCACGGTCAAGCGCGCCTACGGCGACTGGACCACGCCGCAGCTCGGCGGCTGGAAGGCCGAGCTGAACCGGCACGCCATCGTCCCGGTGCAGCAGTTCGCGTACACGACGGGCAAGAACGCGACGGACTCGGCGCTGATCATCGACGCGATGGACCTGCTCTACTCCGGCAACCTGGAGGCGTTCGCCCTGGTGTCGAGCGACAGCGACTTCACCCGGCTGGCGACCCGGCTGCGGGAGTCCGGCAAGACCGTCTACGGGCTGGGGCTGCGCAAGACGCCGCAGTCGCTGGTCGCCGCGTGCGACACCTTCATCTACCTCGAGGTGCTCGGCAGGGGCGCCGTCGGCGGGCCGGAGGAGGGTGCCGAGGAGGGCGCGGAGCCGGCCGCCCCGCTGCCCAACCTGCAGAGCCTGCTCAGCCGGGCCGTCAACGCGACCTCGGACGACGACGGCTGGTCCCACCTCAGCGCCATCGGCAAGTACCTCCGCTCGGCCGACTCCTCCTTCGACCCGCGGCTGTACGGCGCCGCGAAGCTCGCCACGCTCGTCGAGGGCCAGGCCTACCTGACCACCACCGGATCCGGCTCCGGCGTGAAGGTCGGGCTCAAGGGGCAGACGACGCCGGTGACGAAGCCGGTGACGAAGCCGGTGGCGAAGGCGGTGACGCGGACGGCCACGGCGACGAGGACGACGGCGGCGAAGACGGCGAGCAAGAGGACGACGAGGAAGGCCGCCGGCTCCTGA
- the hemE gene encoding uroporphyrinogen decarboxylase, producing the protein MTTGSTALQDSAFLKAARGEPVPHTPVWFMRQAGRSLPEYLEVREGVAMLDSCMNAELITEITLQPVRRYGVDAAIFFSDIVLPLKAVGVDLDIVPGVGPVVADPVRTLEDVAAIPSLTPEQLPYVSQAVDGLVGELAGINGGTPLIGFAGAPFTVASYLVEGGPSKEHAKTKALMFGAPDVWDALMRKIADISAVFLETQVAAGASAVQLFDSWAGALTPDDYVRFVQPHSARVLARIGGLGVPRIHFGVGTTNLLDLMGEAGADVVGVDWRTPLERAIPVVGDRSVQGNLDPTLVFAPTEVMTERAAAIIEAGRAARGHVFNLGHGVIPSTDPDQLARLTEFVQSYPLD; encoded by the coding sequence GTGACCACCGGCAGCACCGCACTCCAGGACAGCGCATTCCTCAAGGCCGCCCGCGGGGAGCCCGTGCCCCACACGCCGGTGTGGTTCATGCGGCAGGCCGGACGCTCGCTGCCGGAGTACCTCGAGGTGCGCGAGGGCGTCGCCATGCTCGACTCGTGCATGAACGCGGAGCTGATCACCGAGATCACCCTCCAGCCCGTGCGCCGGTACGGCGTGGACGCCGCCATCTTCTTCTCCGACATCGTGCTGCCGCTGAAGGCCGTCGGCGTGGACCTCGACATCGTCCCGGGCGTCGGGCCGGTCGTCGCCGACCCGGTGCGCACGCTCGAGGACGTCGCGGCGATCCCGTCGCTGACCCCGGAGCAGCTTCCGTACGTGAGCCAGGCGGTCGACGGGCTGGTCGGCGAGCTCGCCGGGATCAACGGGGGCACGCCGCTGATCGGGTTCGCGGGCGCGCCGTTCACCGTGGCGTCGTACCTCGTCGAGGGCGGGCCGTCCAAGGAGCACGCCAAGACGAAGGCGCTGATGTTCGGTGCCCCCGACGTGTGGGACGCGCTGATGCGCAAGATCGCCGACATCTCCGCGGTGTTCCTCGAGACCCAGGTCGCGGCGGGTGCCTCGGCCGTGCAGCTCTTCGACTCCTGGGCCGGGGCGCTCACGCCCGACGACTACGTGCGGTTCGTGCAGCCCCACTCCGCCCGGGTGCTCGCCCGCATCGGCGGGCTCGGGGTGCCGCGCATCCACTTCGGCGTGGGTACGACGAACCTGCTCGACCTCATGGGCGAGGCCGGCGCCGACGTGGTCGGGGTCGACTGGCGCACCCCGCTCGAGCGGGCGATCCCGGTCGTGGGGGACCGGTCGGTGCAGGGCAACCTCGACCCGACGCTCGTGTTCGCGCCGACCGAGGTGATGACCGAGCGGGCTGCGGCGATCATCGAGGCCGGCCGGGCCGCGCGCGGGCACGTGTTCAACCTCGGCCACGGGGTCATCCCCAGCACGGACCCGGACCAGCTGGCGCGGCTGACGGAGTTCGTGCAGTCGTACCCGCTGGACTGA
- a CDS encoding DUF3000 domain-containing protein, with protein sequence MVARQEMNQGSGAAGTPPEFTRAVAGLRAAAFRPEVFCEEMPAPQRIAPYAAALSADVTVDDDEVATGRLVLLHDPAGNDAWEGTFRCVAYCRAEIDHELATDPLLTDVGWTWLTDALTAHGAEHVAVSGTVTRVATESYGSMADEPGSAQLEIRASWTPVDPGDLATHAEAWGELLCTAGGLEPVPDGIAVMPARRGQRGGAG encoded by the coding sequence ATGGTCGCCCGCCAGGAGATGAACCAGGGGTCCGGCGCGGCCGGCACTCCCCCCGAGTTCACCCGTGCGGTCGCGGGCCTGCGGGCGGCGGCGTTCCGCCCCGAGGTGTTCTGCGAGGAGATGCCGGCGCCGCAGCGGATCGCGCCGTACGCCGCGGCGCTCTCCGCCGACGTGACCGTGGACGACGACGAGGTCGCCACCGGGCGGCTGGTCCTGCTCCACGACCCGGCCGGCAACGACGCCTGGGAGGGCACCTTCCGCTGCGTGGCCTACTGCCGCGCCGAGATCGACCACGAGCTGGCGACCGACCCCCTGCTCACCGACGTCGGCTGGACCTGGCTCACCGACGCCCTGACGGCCCACGGCGCCGAGCACGTCGCCGTCTCCGGCACGGTCACCCGGGTGGCGACCGAGAGCTACGGGTCGATGGCCGACGAGCCGGGCAGCGCGCAGCTGGAGATCCGGGCGTCCTGGACCCCCGTCGACCCGGGCGACCTGGCCACCCACGCCGAGGCCTGGGGCGAGTTGCTGTGCACCGCCGGCGGGCTCGAGCCGGTGCCCGACGGGATCGCGGTGATGCCGGCCCGGCGCGGCCAGCGGGGCGGCGCCGGTTGA
- a CDS encoding HRDC domain-containing protein: MAQAPSAQPTPEEEQPVELLTLSDGLPPVIETPDALAAYCAALAAGSGPVAIDAERASGYRYSNRAYLIQVKRDGAGIGLIDPIPFGDLAPLAEAIGDAEWILHAATQDLPCLAEVGLRPVALFDTELAGRLLNYPRVGLATLVETLLDRHLRKEHSAVDWSTRPLPEPWLEYAALDVEVLVELRDLLAAQLEEAGKADWARQEFEHVRGFEPVVRVDAWRRTSGLHKVRGRRTLAAVRALWETRDRIARERDVTPGRLIPDTAIIAAATAMPTTRGALLGTSGFHGRGAARHAREWLAAIQEAAELPEDALPTRTTHGDGPPAPRTWADKDPVAARRLELARAAMSALAEEHDVPLENLLTPDSLRRVMWTPPRTRDSVDLLEAVIDQLRGLGARSWQIGLTAPALTRAILDAEATSAKTRQSPSVADGEEPSDGASDGSS; encoded by the coding sequence ATGGCGCAGGCCCCGAGCGCCCAGCCGACCCCCGAGGAGGAGCAGCCGGTCGAGTTGCTGACCCTCTCCGACGGTCTGCCGCCGGTCATCGAGACGCCGGACGCGCTCGCCGCCTACTGCGCGGCGCTCGCCGCCGGGTCCGGACCGGTGGCGATCGACGCCGAGCGCGCGTCCGGCTACCGGTACTCCAACCGCGCCTACCTCATCCAGGTCAAGCGCGACGGCGCCGGCATCGGCCTGATCGACCCGATCCCCTTCGGCGACCTCGCGCCGCTCGCCGAGGCGATCGGCGACGCGGAGTGGATCCTGCACGCCGCGACGCAGGACCTCCCCTGCCTCGCCGAGGTCGGGCTGCGGCCGGTCGCGCTGTTCGACACCGAGCTCGCCGGACGGCTGCTGAACTACCCCCGGGTCGGGCTCGCGACCCTCGTCGAGACGCTGCTGGACCGCCACCTGCGCAAGGAGCACTCCGCCGTCGACTGGTCGACCCGCCCGCTGCCCGAGCCCTGGCTGGAGTACGCCGCCCTCGACGTCGAGGTGCTGGTCGAGCTCCGCGACCTGCTGGCCGCCCAGCTCGAGGAGGCCGGCAAGGCCGACTGGGCGCGGCAGGAGTTCGAGCACGTCCGCGGGTTCGAGCCGGTGGTGCGGGTCGACGCGTGGCGGCGTACGTCGGGCCTGCACAAGGTCCGCGGCCGCCGCACCCTCGCCGCGGTGCGGGCCCTGTGGGAGACCCGCGACCGGATCGCCCGCGAGCGCGACGTCACGCCGGGACGGCTGATCCCCGACACCGCGATCATCGCCGCGGCGACCGCGATGCCGACCACACGCGGCGCGCTGCTCGGCACGTCCGGCTTCCACGGCCGCGGTGCCGCACGCCACGCCCGCGAGTGGCTGGCGGCGATCCAGGAGGCCGCCGAGCTGCCCGAGGACGCGCTGCCCACGCGGACCACCCACGGCGACGGCCCGCCGGCGCCGCGGACCTGGGCCGACAAGGACCCCGTCGCCGCCCGCCGGCTCGAGCTCGCGCGGGCCGCCATGAGCGCACTGGCCGAGGAGCACGACGTACCGCTGGAGAACCTGCTCACCCCCGACAGCCTGCGCCGGGTGATGTGGACCCCGCCGCGGACGCGTGACTCGGTCGACCTGCTGGAGGCGGTCATCGACCAGCTCCGCGGATTGGGCGCGCGCAGCTGGCAGATCGGGCTCACCGCGCCCGCGCTGACCCGCGCGATCCTCGATGCCGAGGCGACCTCGGCGAAGACGCGTCAGTCGCCGTCGGTGGCCGACGGCGAGGAGCCGTCCGACGGCGCGTCCGACGGCTCCTCGTAG
- a CDS encoding extracellular solute-binding protein: protein MGRFTWRTGAVVVGVALAVLVGMIALASGTEQQQPATRPKPPAAAKTELELAVWGSEQEIAAYQTVVDAYNASSKDTSVAIVSWPDADAMLDAMRSDEAKPDLYLLPRGELAQTVAEKRNVPLLDLINEREIPIGDDFARDAVSAFSIEDDLQCMPYAASPMVIYYNTDLIDFEAMEAEGLPVPRGDHTGWNFAEFRAAAEFGSRPRRNTRGIYIDPTLRGLAPFVYSGGGQLFDNDGDPASLALGEDGSTDALRRTLELLRDPRLTLSSQQLERRSAVEWFQRGKLAMIAGFRSMTPELRATEGLSFDVMPMPSLGSPQTVADLDAICIAPNGPARTDASANVLSYLVSDEALARVAGTGYVQPAKLTVAFSDDFLQPGRAPEHAGVFNAVMRSIVLPPLMSQGSELRELVDPDIETLLTTPDIGDLQEALRAIDEKSRTLLDPDYEEPSDAPSDGSSPSATDGD, encoded by the coding sequence GTGGGTCGGTTCACGTGGCGGACGGGTGCAGTCGTGGTCGGGGTCGCGCTGGCGGTCCTCGTCGGCATGATCGCGCTCGCGAGCGGCACCGAGCAGCAGCAGCCGGCCACCCGGCCCAAGCCGCCGGCCGCCGCCAAGACCGAGCTCGAGCTCGCGGTGTGGGGCAGCGAGCAGGAGATCGCGGCGTACCAGACGGTCGTCGACGCCTACAACGCCAGCAGCAAGGACACCAGCGTCGCCATCGTCTCCTGGCCGGACGCCGACGCGATGCTCGACGCGATGCGCAGCGACGAGGCGAAGCCCGACCTCTATCTGCTGCCGCGCGGCGAGCTGGCCCAGACGGTCGCGGAGAAGCGCAACGTGCCGCTCCTCGACCTGATCAACGAGCGGGAGATCCCGATCGGCGACGACTTCGCCCGTGACGCCGTGTCGGCGTTCTCGATCGAGGACGACCTGCAGTGCATGCCGTACGCCGCGTCGCCGATGGTCATCTACTACAACACCGACCTCATCGACTTCGAGGCGATGGAGGCCGAGGGCCTGCCGGTGCCCCGGGGCGACCACACGGGCTGGAACTTCGCCGAGTTCCGCGCCGCCGCGGAGTTCGGGAGCCGGCCGCGCCGCAACACCCGCGGCATCTACATCGACCCCACGCTGCGGGGCCTGGCCCCGTTCGTCTACTCCGGCGGCGGCCAGCTGTTCGACAACGACGGCGACCCGGCCAGCCTCGCGCTCGGCGAGGACGGCTCGACCGACGCGCTGCGGCGTACCCTCGAGCTGCTCCGCGACCCGCGGCTGACCCTCAGCTCCCAGCAGCTGGAGCGACGCTCCGCCGTGGAGTGGTTCCAGCGCGGCAAGCTCGCGATGATCGCCGGCTTCCGCTCGATGACCCCCGAGCTGCGGGCGACCGAGGGCCTCAGCTTCGACGTGATGCCGATGCCGTCGCTCGGCTCGCCGCAGACGGTGGCCGACCTCGACGCCATCTGCATCGCGCCCAACGGGCCGGCGCGCACGGACGCGTCGGCCAACGTGCTGAGCTATCTGGTGAGCGACGAGGCGCTGGCGCGGGTGGCCGGCACGGGCTACGTGCAGCCGGCCAAGCTCACGGTCGCCTTCTCCGACGACTTCCTCCAGCCCGGGCGGGCGCCCGAGCACGCGGGCGTGTTCAACGCGGTGATGCGCTCGATCGTGCTGCCGCCGCTGATGAGCCAGGGCAGTGAGCTGCGCGAGCTGGTCGACCCGGACATCGAGACACTGCTGACCACGCCCGACATCGGCGACCTCCAGGAGGCGCTGCGGGCCATCGACGAGAAGTCGCGGACCCTGCTCGACCCCGACTACGAGGAGCCGTCGGACGCGCCGTCGGACGGCTCCTCGCCGTCGGCCACCGACGGCGACTGA
- the hrpA gene encoding ATP-dependent RNA helicase HrpA produces MDISYPPDLPVSARRDDIAAAIRDHQVVIVAGETGSGKTTQLPKICLELGRGTPGEDGRPRMIGHTQPRRIAARSVAERIAEELGTELGDLVGYQVRFTDRTSRQSRIKLMTDGILLAELQRDRMLRRYDTIVIDEAHERSLNIDFLLGYLRQLLPKRPDLKLVITSATIDPERFAEHFADARTGEPAPIVEVSGRTYPVEVRYRPLVDYAGLPEDDRVDGDGEPIVRDQTEAIVDAVKELSAEGPGDILVFLPGEREIRDTAEALAPLGDGVRGVDVLPLYSRLSAAEQHRVFAPAKGSRRRVVLATNVAETSLTVPGIRYVVDTGVARISRYSARTKVQRLPIEPISQASANQRSGRCGRVAAGIAIRLYAEEDFEARPEFTDPEILRTNLASVILQMTSLGLGDIERFPFVEPPDRRNVQAGTQLLEELGAVSAKGDLTKVGRRLARLPIDPRLGRMLLEAERLGCVRDVLVIVAALSLQDPRERPGADRPTERAQADQLHARFKAEGSDFLSWLNLMTHLRQQQKELSGSAFRRMCKREYLNYLRVREWQEFVAQLRQVAKEMGIRLEASGDTLDADGIHQALLSGLLSHIGVLEEREKPRPGQRRQGRPGPREYLGARGARFAIFPGSGLARRNPPFVMAGELVETGRLWARQNAAIDPRWAERLGAHLVKRTYSEPHWSRKRQSVMARERVTLYGVPLAADRAVSYGKVDPELSREIFIRHALVYGEWDTRHRFLRENQRLLEQAEELEHRARRRDLVVDEHTLFDFYDARVPEGIVSGAHFDRWWRDARREQPELLTFDPTMLTHDTAEEVREADYPEEWSVTGGLTFPISYHFEPGAKDDGLTIDIPVATLNRVDDDDFSWIVPGLREELVTELIRSLPKALRVSFVPAPNTAREFLAAVPPGEEALLTALERYLRSTTGVHVPRDAWDLAALPEHLKPSYRVVDERGRVQGRGKSLAELKAPLQPEFDKAIAAVASDSGVARTGETDWVFDEIPVTATWTRAGHEVEAHPGLVDEGATVGLQVFGSADERDARHRQGVVRLLLLALGEAPLDGVVDGLGNAEKLGLAGTPYSGVPAILADCLRAVVADAVDARPPVRTRSEYDALLAALRPTAAAGAREVLAELLRVLAAWREVDRLLSGRADLPLLPALTDLQGQLARLVHDGFVGEAGAVRLRRYRTWLGAMRERRTALETGGPAALAKDRQRMDLVQPLQDAYLARVAALPEGRPAGAGLRAVRWMLEEYRVSLWAQQLGTDGPISDVRIRKALDAL; encoded by the coding sequence GTGGACATCTCCTACCCGCCCGACCTCCCGGTCAGCGCCCGACGTGACGACATCGCCGCCGCGATCCGCGACCACCAGGTCGTGATCGTCGCCGGCGAGACCGGCTCCGGGAAGACCACCCAGCTGCCGAAGATCTGCCTCGAGCTGGGGCGGGGGACGCCCGGCGAGGACGGCCGGCCGCGGATGATCGGCCACACCCAGCCGCGCCGGATCGCGGCGCGCTCGGTCGCGGAGCGGATCGCCGAGGAGCTGGGCACCGAGCTCGGCGACCTGGTCGGCTACCAGGTCCGGTTCACCGACCGGACCTCGCGGCAGAGCCGGATCAAGCTGATGACCGACGGCATCCTGCTGGCCGAGCTCCAGCGCGACCGGATGCTGCGGCGCTACGACACGATCGTCATCGACGAGGCCCACGAGCGCAGCCTCAACATCGACTTCCTGCTGGGCTACCTGCGCCAGCTGCTGCCGAAGCGGCCCGACCTCAAGCTGGTCATCACCTCGGCGACGATCGACCCGGAGCGCTTCGCGGAGCACTTCGCGGACGCACGCACCGGGGAGCCCGCGCCGATCGTCGAGGTGTCCGGCCGGACCTACCCGGTCGAGGTGCGCTATCGCCCGCTGGTCGACTATGCAGGCCTCCCGGAGGACGACCGTGTTGATGGAGACGGCGAGCCCATCGTCAGGGACCAGACCGAGGCGATCGTCGACGCGGTCAAGGAGCTCTCCGCCGAGGGGCCGGGCGACATCCTGGTCTTCCTCCCCGGCGAGCGCGAGATCCGCGACACCGCCGAGGCGCTGGCCCCGCTGGGCGACGGCGTGCGCGGGGTCGACGTACTGCCCCTCTACTCACGTCTCTCCGCCGCGGAGCAGCACCGCGTCTTCGCGCCCGCCAAGGGCTCGCGCCGCCGCGTGGTGCTGGCGACCAATGTCGCGGAGACGTCGCTGACCGTGCCCGGCATCCGGTACGTCGTCGACACCGGCGTCGCGCGCATCTCGCGGTACTCCGCCCGGACCAAGGTCCAGCGCCTGCCCATCGAGCCGATCAGCCAGGCGTCGGCCAACCAGCGCTCCGGCCGCTGCGGCCGGGTGGCCGCGGGCATCGCGATCCGGCTCTACGCCGAGGAGGACTTCGAGGCGCGCCCGGAGTTCACCGATCCCGAGATCCTGCGGACCAACCTGGCCTCGGTGATCCTGCAGATGACCTCGCTGGGGCTGGGCGACATCGAGCGGTTCCCGTTCGTCGAGCCGCCCGACCGGCGCAACGTGCAGGCCGGCACCCAGCTGCTCGAGGAGCTCGGCGCGGTGTCCGCCAAGGGCGACCTGACCAAGGTCGGCCGCCGCCTGGCCCGGCTGCCGATCGACCCGCGGCTGGGCCGGATGCTGCTGGAGGCGGAGCGGCTCGGCTGCGTGCGCGACGTCCTCGTCATCGTCGCCGCGCTCTCGCTGCAGGACCCGCGCGAGCGGCCCGGGGCCGACCGGCCGACCGAGCGCGCGCAGGCGGACCAGCTGCACGCCCGGTTCAAGGCCGAGGGCTCGGACTTCCTCAGCTGGCTCAACCTGATGACCCACCTGCGCCAGCAGCAGAAGGAGCTCTCGGGCAGCGCGTTCCGGCGGATGTGCAAGCGCGAGTACCTCAACTACCTGCGGGTGCGCGAGTGGCAGGAGTTCGTCGCCCAGCTGCGGCAGGTCGCCAAGGAGATGGGCATCCGTCTCGAGGCATCCGGCGACACCCTCGACGCCGACGGCATCCACCAGGCGCTGCTGTCCGGCCTGCTCTCCCACATCGGTGTGCTGGAGGAGAGGGAGAAGCCACGGCCGGGACAGAGGCGGCAAGGGCGCCCGGGGCCGCGGGAGTACCTCGGCGCGCGGGGCGCCCGGTTCGCGATCTTCCCCGGCTCCGGCCTGGCCCGCAGGAACCCACCGTTCGTGATGGCCGGCGAGCTGGTCGAGACCGGCCGGCTCTGGGCTCGCCAGAACGCCGCGATCGACCCCCGCTGGGCCGAGCGGCTCGGCGCCCACCTGGTGAAGCGGACCTACTCCGAGCCGCACTGGTCCCGCAAGCGGCAGTCCGTGATGGCGCGCGAGCGGGTCACCCTGTACGGCGTACCGCTGGCCGCCGACCGCGCCGTCTCCTACGGCAAGGTCGATCCCGAGCTGTCGCGGGAGATCTTCATCCGGCACGCGCTGGTGTACGGGGAGTGGGACACCCGGCACCGCTTCCTGCGCGAGAACCAGCGGCTCCTGGAGCAGGCCGAGGAGCTCGAGCACCGCGCCCGCCGGCGCGACCTCGTCGTCGACGAGCACACCCTGTTCGACTTCTACGACGCCCGCGTCCCGGAGGGGATCGTCAGCGGCGCGCACTTCGACCGCTGGTGGCGCGACGCTCGCCGGGAGCAGCCGGAGCTGCTGACCTTCGACCCGACGATGCTGACCCACGACACGGCCGAGGAGGTCCGGGAGGCGGACTACCCCGAGGAGTGGTCGGTCACGGGCGGCCTCACGTTCCCGATCAGCTACCACTTCGAGCCGGGCGCGAAGGACGACGGGCTCACCATCGACATCCCCGTCGCGACCCTCAACCGGGTCGACGACGACGACTTCTCCTGGATCGTCCCCGGACTGCGCGAGGAGCTGGTGACCGAGCTGATCCGCAGCCTGCCGAAGGCGCTCCGGGTCAGCTTCGTGCCGGCGCCGAACACGGCGCGGGAGTTCCTCGCCGCCGTGCCGCCGGGGGAGGAGGCGCTCCTCACCGCGCTCGAGAGATATCTCCGCTCGACGACCGGCGTGCACGTCCCGCGCGACGCCTGGGACCTCGCCGCCCTGCCCGAGCACCTCAAGCCGAGCTACCGGGTGGTCGACGAGCGGGGGAGGGTGCAGGGCCGCGGCAAGTCGCTCGCCGAGCTCAAGGCGCCGCTGCAGCCGGAGTTCGACAAGGCGATCGCCGCGGTCGCCTCCGACTCCGGCGTCGCGCGCACCGGCGAGACCGACTGGGTCTTCGACGAGATCCCGGTGACCGCCACCTGGACCCGCGCCGGCCACGAGGTCGAGGCCCACCCCGGCCTGGTCGACGAGGGCGCCACCGTGGGCCTGCAGGTCTTCGGCTCCGCCGACGAGCGCGACGCCCGGCACCGGCAGGGTGTCGTCCGGCTGCTGCTGCTCGCGCTCGGGGAAGCTCCCCTCGACGGCGTGGTCGACGGACTCGGCAACGCCGAGAAGCTGGGCCTCGCCGGGACGCCGTACTCCGGTGTGCCGGCGATCCTCGCCGACTGCCTGCGCGCCGTCGTGGCCGACGCCGTCGACGCCCGGCCGCCGGTCCGCACCCGCAGCGAGTACGACGCGCTGCTCGCCGCCCTGCGCCCCACCGCCGCCGCGGGGGCGCGGGAGGTGCTCGCCGAGCTGCTCCGCGTGCTCGCCGCCTGGCGCGAGGTCGACCGCCTCCTCAGCGGCCGCGCCGACCTGCCGCTGCTGCCCGCGCTCACCGACCTCCAGGGCCAGCTCGCCCGGCTCGTGCACGACGGCTTCGTCGGCGAGGCCGGGGCCGTGCGGCTGCGCCGCTACCGCACCTGGCTCGGGGCGATGCGCGAGCGTCGTACCGCCCTCGAGACCGGCGGGCCCGCCGCCCTGGCGAAGGACCGCCAGCGGATGGACCTCGTCCAGCCGCTCCAGGACGCCTATCTCGCCCGGGTCGCCGCCCTCCCCGAGGGCCGGCCCGCGGGCGCGGGTCTGCGGGCGGTCCGGTGGATGCTGGAGGAGTACCGCGTCTCGCTGTGGGCCCAGCAGCTCGGCACCGACGGCCCGATCTCGGACGTGCGGATCCGCAAGGCCCTCGACGCCCTGTGA